A genomic stretch from Leptotrichia sp. HSP-536 includes:
- a CDS encoding PolC-type DNA polymerase III, protein MSTKYLKIKPSEDFSRKYEIRNFEIEYVSLFSRKKEMQVFIKVNSFNADSEIQDLKQLLYKNFESEGLKLRMKMDINSELIKKDVVGFIKFAIESYKCESQRYQYIFASYEVESLEDTIFIKLPSHHLIEEAKRVEIKDRLTQRIHDCVDNLIKIEFVNGDFKEIKEKIKAQNELNSIKSSELPQYENSNGNFNNGNSNGNFSNGGFSNNNNNGNNNGNGFRRKKIPDMDAVAFSALDILNDGENVALEGKIFNLDMRETKNGKLMCDFMITDYTNSVSCRIFFNTKKDVQVKLGDWVKVTGTFESDMYTGEKYIRTQKVEAIDSKDVKKEDNAQKKRIELHAHTNMSEMSGVMSIKDYAKRAKEFGHSGIAVTDYGVVHSFPFAFKEANEDFKVIFGMEAYVVDDEQDLITNPKNKMIEDEIYVVFDIETTGFDPFNDKIIEIGAVKMRGREVIGEFSEFVNPEIPIPQKITELTTITDEMVANAEKIETVLPRFLEFCTGTTVVAHNAKFDVGFIKQKTIEQGLEYSPSVIDTLPLARTLLPELRGYGLANLVKYFGITLETHHRAVDDAKATAEVFQKFLNMILSKGILKLIEINTDLQPNIQNSETLNTMILVKNQAGLRDLYELVSRSHIEFFGKKRPRIPKSLLNSMRENLLIASSASASERNRGELVNLYLRGTEKDDIEEKAKFYDYIEIQPVANYTDRVEKRSKEIENYDIIREMNKYFCELGKKLNKIVVATGDAHYLEEREVINRNILLLGSGTMWKTEVAEGVKEYEFFDRKLYFKTTEEMLEEFKYLGEETAQEVVVENTHRISDMIEQVRPIPTGFYPPKIEGAEDEVRKMTYSKLKELYGENIDPDLKERVEKELNSIIQNGFAVLYLIAQKLVHKSVDAGYLVGSRGSVGSSIVAYLMGITEVNGLYPHYRCPKCKHTEFMNEEGSGVDYPDKNCPECGTKYIKDGHAIPFEVFMGFNGDKVPDIDLNFSGEYQGEIHKYTEELFGSDNVFRAGTISTLAEKNAFGYVKKYLEEVEGTPEIKERKAEVMRIAKGCEGARKTTGQHPGGMIVVPKDKSIYDFCPIQRPANDMKATSKTTHFDYHVMDEQLVKLDILGHDDPTTLRILQDLTGVDIYTIPLDDKQVMSLFSGTEALGVTPDEIGSPTGTSGIPEFGTSFVKQMLVDTRPKTFAELVRISGLSHGTDVWLNNAQDYVRSGIATLSQIITVRDDIMNKLIDDGLDKSLAFSIMEFVRKGQPTKNPEKWREFSKTMKEHGVEQWYIDSCEKIKYMFPKGHAVAYVMMAVRIAYFKVHYPIEFYTAFLNRKVGDFKMTTMFRPVEELKRAKMEMDRKGTLNAKEKQELFLYEILIEMHYRKIELEKIDIYKSEAKLFTIQDGKIRMPLIAVDGLGESVAEKVVAERKESSFLSIEDLVKRTKLNKTVVDLMKEYECLKDLSATNQQTLF, encoded by the coding sequence ATGAGTACAAAATATTTAAAAATCAAGCCTTCAGAAGATTTTTCCAGAAAATATGAAATTAGAAATTTTGAAATTGAATATGTTAGCCTATTTTCCAGAAAAAAAGAAATGCAGGTATTTATAAAAGTTAATAGCTTTAATGCGGATAGTGAAATACAGGATTTGAAGCAGCTGCTTTATAAAAACTTTGAATCTGAAGGATTGAAATTGCGGATGAAGATGGATATTAATTCAGAACTGATAAAAAAGGATGTTGTTGGCTTTATAAAATTTGCAATTGAAAGTTATAAATGTGAAAGCCAGAGATACCAGTACATTTTTGCAAGTTATGAAGTTGAAAGTCTGGAAGATACAATATTTATAAAATTGCCGTCACATCATTTGATAGAAGAGGCAAAAAGAGTTGAAATTAAGGACAGGCTTACGCAAAGGATTCATGATTGTGTGGACAATTTAATAAAAATTGAGTTTGTAAATGGGGATTTTAAAGAAATTAAAGAAAAAATAAAAGCTCAAAATGAATTAAATTCAATAAAATCCAGCGAATTGCCTCAATATGAAAATAGTAACGGAAATTTTAACAACGGGAATAGCAATGGTAATTTTTCAAATGGTGGTTTCAGTAATAATAACAATAATGGTAATAATAATGGAAATGGATTTAGACGAAAAAAAATTCCTGATATGGATGCAGTGGCTTTTTCTGCGCTTGATATTTTGAATGATGGAGAAAATGTTGCATTGGAAGGTAAAATCTTTAATTTGGATATGAGAGAAACTAAAAATGGGAAATTAATGTGTGATTTTATGATTACAGATTATACAAATTCCGTTAGCTGCAGAATTTTCTTCAATACAAAAAAAGATGTTCAGGTTAAGCTTGGCGACTGGGTAAAAGTTACAGGAACATTTGAATCGGATATGTACACTGGGGAAAAATATATAAGAACTCAGAAAGTGGAAGCTATTGACTCCAAAGATGTGAAAAAAGAAGACAATGCTCAAAAAAAAAGAATAGAACTTCATGCACATACAAATATGAGCGAAATGAGCGGAGTTATGTCAATCAAGGATTATGCAAAAAGAGCGAAAGAATTTGGACATAGCGGGATTGCTGTGACAGATTACGGAGTAGTGCATTCATTTCCGTTTGCATTTAAGGAGGCAAATGAGGATTTTAAGGTTATTTTTGGGATGGAGGCGTATGTAGTCGATGATGAGCAGGACTTGATTACAAATCCTAAGAACAAGATGATTGAAGATGAAATTTATGTTGTATTCGATATTGAAACGACTGGATTTGATCCGTTTAATGACAAGATAATTGAAATTGGGGCTGTAAAAATGCGTGGAAGGGAAGTTATCGGAGAATTTTCTGAATTTGTAAATCCTGAAATTCCAATTCCTCAAAAAATAACGGAACTTACAACGATTACTGACGAAATGGTTGCAAATGCTGAAAAAATAGAAACTGTACTGCCAAGATTTTTGGAATTTTGCACAGGTACGACAGTAGTTGCTCACAATGCAAAATTTGACGTGGGATTTATCAAGCAAAAAACCATTGAGCAAGGACTTGAGTATTCTCCAAGCGTAATTGATACGTTGCCTTTGGCTAGAACATTGCTTCCAGAATTGAGAGGATATGGGCTTGCCAATCTGGTAAAATATTTTGGAATTACACTTGAAACACATCACAGGGCTGTTGATGATGCGAAGGCGACTGCGGAAGTTTTTCAGAAATTTTTAAATATGATTTTAAGCAAGGGAATTTTGAAACTGATTGAAATTAATACGGATTTACAGCCGAATATTCAAAATTCGGAAACATTGAATACAATGATTTTGGTCAAAAATCAGGCTGGGCTTCGTGATTTGTACGAGCTTGTATCACGTTCACATATAGAATTTTTTGGAAAAAAAAGACCTAGAATACCAAAAAGCTTATTAAACAGCATGAGAGAAAATTTGTTAATTGCAAGTTCTGCTTCGGCTTCTGAAAGAAATAGGGGTGAATTGGTAAATCTTTATTTACGTGGAACTGAAAAAGATGATATTGAAGAAAAAGCAAAATTTTATGACTACATTGAAATTCAGCCTGTTGCAAATTATACTGACAGAGTAGAAAAAAGAAGCAAGGAAATTGAAAATTACGATATAATCAGGGAGATGAACAAATATTTTTGCGAACTTGGGAAAAAACTGAATAAAATTGTGGTTGCGACAGGAGATGCTCACTATCTGGAAGAGCGGGAAGTGATTAACAGGAATATCTTGCTTCTGGGAAGCGGAACAATGTGGAAAACTGAAGTTGCAGAAGGCGTTAAAGAATATGAATTTTTTGACAGAAAACTTTATTTCAAAACTACAGAAGAAATGCTGGAAGAGTTTAAATATCTGGGAGAAGAAACGGCTCAGGAAGTCGTTGTGGAAAATACACATAGAATCAGTGATATGATAGAACAAGTGCGACCAATTCCGACTGGATTCTATCCACCGAAAATCGAAGGTGCTGAAGATGAAGTAAGGAAAATGACTTATAGTAAGCTGAAAGAGCTTTATGGCGAAAATATTGACCCAGATTTGAAAGAAAGAGTGGAAAAAGAGCTTAATTCGATTATTCAAAATGGATTTGCTGTACTTTATCTGATTGCACAAAAACTTGTACATAAATCGGTAGATGCGGGCTATCTTGTAGGTTCACGTGGTTCGGTCGGTTCTTCAATTGTTGCCTATCTTATGGGAATTACCGAAGTGAACGGACTTTATCCGCATTACAGATGTCCTAAATGTAAGCATACGGAATTTATGAATGAGGAAGGAAGCGGAGTTGACTATCCTGATAAAAATTGTCCAGAATGCGGTACAAAATATATAAAAGATGGACACGCTATCCCATTTGAAGTGTTTATGGGATTCAATGGAGATAAAGTGCCGGATATTGACTTAAACTTTTCTGGGGAATATCAGGGGGAGATTCATAAATATACGGAAGAGCTGTTTGGAAGCGACAATGTCTTTCGTGCGGGAACGATTTCTACACTTGCTGAAAAGAATGCTTTTGGATATGTGAAAAAATATCTTGAAGAAGTGGAAGGAACACCTGAAATAAAGGAAAGAAAAGCAGAAGTTATGAGAATTGCAAAAGGCTGTGAAGGGGCTAGAAAAACAACTGGACAGCATCCTGGCGGAATGATAGTAGTTCCGAAAGACAAGTCAATTTACGACTTCTGCCCAATCCAGCGTCCTGCCAATGATATGAAAGCTACTTCAAAAACAACCCATTTCGATTATCACGTAATGGACGAACAGCTTGTAAAACTGGATATACTGGGACACGATGATCCAACAACGCTTAGAATTTTGCAGGATTTGACAGGTGTTGATATTTATACGATTCCGCTTGATGATAAGCAAGTAATGAGTTTATTCAGCGGTACAGAAGCACTTGGTGTAACTCCAGATGAAATCGGCTCTCCGACAGGTACATCAGGAATACCTGAATTTGGTACATCTTTCGTAAAACAGATGCTAGTTGACACACGTCCAAAAACTTTTGCGGAATTAGTCAGAATTTCTGGACTTTCACACGGAACAGACGTTTGGCTGAATAATGCACAGGATTACGTAAGAAGTGGAATTGCAACCTTGAGTCAGATTATCACGGTACGGGATGACATTATGAATAAGCTGATTGACGATGGACTGGATAAATCATTAGCCTTTTCAATAATGGAATTTGTCAGAAAAGGACAGCCTACGAAAAATCCTGAAAAATGGAGAGAATTTTCTAAAACGATGAAGGAACACGGTGTAGAGCAGTGGTACATTGATTCATGCGAAAAAATAAAATATATGTTCCCAAAAGGGCATGCGGTGGCTTATGTAATGATGGCAGTAAGAATCGCTTATTTTAAAGTGCATTATCCAATAGAATTTTACACAGCTTTCCTAAATAGAAAAGTTGGTGATTTTAAAATGACGACAATGTTCAGACCAGTAGAGGAATTGAAACGTGCGAAAATGGAAATGGACAGAAAAGGAACTTTAAATGCGAAGGAAAAACAGGAATTATTTTTATATGAAATTTTAATTGAAATGCACTACCGTAAAATTGAGCTGGAAAAAATTGATATTTATAAATCTGAAGCGAAACTTTTCACAATACAGGACGGGAAAATCAGAATGCCGTTAATTGCGGTGGATGGACTGGGGGAATCTGTTGCTGAAAAGGTAGTTGCCGAGCGGAAAGAATCTAGTTTTTTGTCAATTGAGGATTTGGTAAAACGTACGAAATTGAATAAGACGGTTGTGGATTTGATGAAGGAATATGAGTGCTTGAAGGATTTATCAGCTACAAATCAGCAGACATTATTTTAG
- a CDS encoding helix-turn-helix domain-containing protein, producing MNSISEEYRVRQRAVEYAIKYNNNSKAALKYKTSRQQIKRWRDRYDGTVQSLMPKSRRPKSHPNQHTQEEIDLIMKKYRRFSYEGLAQVYTEARKLGYSRSYGTMCKIIRKIRDNKPKKPKRLYKSTKK from the coding sequence ATGAATAGTATATCAGAAGAGTACCGTGTTCGTCAACGGGCAGTTGAGTATGCAATAAAATATAACAATAATTCAAAGGCGGCATTAAAATATAAGACATCAAGACAGCAGATTAAGAGATGGCGTGACAGATATGACGGAACAGTGCAGTCACTGATGCCAAAAAGCAGAAGACCTAAAAGTCATCCAAATCAACATACTCAGGAAGAAATAGATTTAATTATGAAAAAATACAGGAGATTTTCATATGAAGGACTGGCACAGGTATATACCGAAGCTAGAAAACTGGGATACAGCCGTTCTTATGGAACTATGTGCAAAATAATAAGAAAAATTAGGGATAATAAGCCCAAAAAGCCTAAAAGGCTTTACAAAAGCACAAAAAAGTGA
- a CDS encoding pyridoxamine 5'-phosphate oxidase family protein translates to MGNTKIKMRRRDREIKDNEKIKEIIKACDCCRLGLNDNGKVYIVPLNFGFTEENGNYTFYFHGARTGRKLDIIKENNYAGFELDTNHKIYTKGDKACNYTARFQSVIGNGKVDIIEDSQEKMKALMELMKHNTGKAEWEFDERMLKAVCVFKLVVEEMSCKEHE, encoded by the coding sequence ATGGGAAATACAAAAATAAAAATGCGAAGACGGGACAGAGAAATTAAAGACAATGAAAAAATAAAAGAAATTATAAAAGCCTGTGACTGTTGCCGTCTTGGCTTAAATGACAACGGAAAAGTCTACATTGTCCCACTAAATTTTGGCTTTACCGAAGAAAACGGAAACTATACATTTTACTTTCATGGTGCAAGAACAGGACGAAAACTTGATATAATAAAAGAAAATAACTATGCAGGATTTGAACTCGACACCAATCACAAAATTTACACAAAAGGCGATAAAGCCTGCAATTATACTGCTAGATTTCAAAGTGTAATCGGAAATGGGAAAGTTGACATTATTGAAGATTCACAGGAAAAAATGAAGGCGTTGATGGAATTGATGAAACATAATACTGGAAAAGCAGAATGGGAATTTGATGAGAGAATGTTGAAGGCAGTTTGTGTGTTTAAACTTGTAGTTGAAGAAATGAGCTGTAAGGAACATGAATAA
- a CDS encoding SufS family cysteine desulfurase: MDYRKEFPIFKNRNNHYLDTAATSQKPKRVLDKIMEYYEKYNGNPGRGSHTLSMEASNLMSNARKTIQKFINAKYPEEVIFTKSTTESINLIAYSYGLEFINENDEIILGISNHHANIVPWQFVAKKKNAKIKFVYLTENGQFDIEDFKNKLSDKTKLVAVSAVVNVTGVIQPIKEIIEIARNKNKNTRILVDAAQSMLHFKHDVQELDADFLVFSGHKLFTPMGIGVMYGKKDILEKMPPFLYGGDMIEFVTEQESTFAPLPNKFEGGTQNVEGAVTLEEAINFIEEISYEKINEIENSLTEIALEKLKKLDFVETYFTKDVESAGIIAFNVKNVHSHDVAFILDSYDVAVRSGHHCAQPLMKYLGVPSCCRASFSIYNNEEDIDKLIEGLLKVKEVFEL; this comes from the coding sequence ATGGATTATAGAAAAGAATTTCCAATATTTAAGAACAGAAATAATCATTATCTTGATACAGCGGCAACTTCACAAAAGCCAAAAAGAGTGCTGGATAAAATTATGGAATATTATGAAAAATATAATGGCAATCCAGGACGTGGTTCGCATACTTTGTCTATGGAAGCCTCAAACTTGATGTCAAATGCACGTAAAACTATACAGAAGTTTATTAATGCAAAATATCCTGAAGAAGTGATTTTTACTAAAAGTACGACTGAATCAATCAATTTAATCGCCTATTCTTACGGGCTGGAATTTATAAACGAAAACGACGAGATAATTCTAGGAATTTCAAATCATCACGCAAACATTGTCCCTTGGCAATTTGTTGCTAAAAAGAAAAATGCTAAGATAAAATTTGTTTATCTTACTGAAAATGGGCAGTTTGATATTGAAGATTTTAAAAATAAACTGTCAGATAAAACAAAACTTGTGGCTGTTTCTGCTGTGGTAAATGTTACAGGAGTTATTCAGCCAATAAAAGAGATTATTGAAATCGCACGAAATAAAAATAAAAACACACGTATTCTTGTAGATGCTGCACAGTCGATGCTACATTTTAAACATGATGTTCAAGAACTGGATGCAGATTTTCTTGTATTTTCAGGACATAAATTATTTACTCCAATGGGAATCGGGGTTATGTATGGGAAAAAAGATATTCTTGAAAAAATGCCGCCTTTTTTATACGGTGGAGATATGATCGAGTTTGTAACGGAGCAGGAATCAACATTTGCACCACTTCCAAATAAGTTTGAAGGTGGGACTCAAAATGTAGAAGGTGCAGTAACTCTGGAAGAAGCAATTAATTTTATTGAAGAAATAAGTTATGAAAAAATTAATGAAATTGAAAATTCACTTACAGAAATTGCTTTGGAAAAATTGAAAAAATTGGATTTTGTGGAAACATATTTTACAAAAGATGTTGAAAGTGCTGGAATTATTGCCTTTAATGTAAAAAATGTACATTCTCACGATGTGGCATTTATACTGGATTCTTATGATGTGGCAGTTCGTTCGGGGCATCATTGCGCACAGCCGTTAATGAAGTATTTGGGAGTGCCGTCTTGCTGCCGTGCAAGTTTTAGTATTTACAATAATGAAGAAGACATTGATAAATTAATAGAGGGACTTCTGAAAGTGAAGGAAGTTTTTGAATTATAA
- a CDS encoding formate--tetrahydrofolate ligase, whose translation MTDIEIAQNAKLKKIGEIAESIGLTEDDFEPYGKYKAKVSLEVLKRNAEKKDGKLILMTAVTPTPPGEGKSTVTVGLTQALNKFGYKSIAALREPSLGPVFGMKGGAAGGGMSQVVPMEEINLHFTGDIHAISAAHNLISACIDNHIHFGNELDIDVNNITFKRVLDMNDRNLRSVVVGLGPKVNGVPRENSFQITVASEIMAIFCLADSITDLKERIGEIVFAYNRKGEMLKVKQLNIQGAVAALLKDAIKPNLVQTLENTPVFIHGGPFANIAHGCNSLLATKMALKLSDYVVTEAGFAADLGAEKFLDIKARLGNLEPNVIVIVATVRALKHHGGDKDLKSENIKTLTKGLVNLEKHIESMQKYNLPVVVAINKFITDTDAEIQVIKDFCAKMDVEIANCEIWEKGGEGGKELVEKVMNAIEKNEKSDKKYTPLYDLNLSIQEKIEKIAKEIYGADGVNFAPKALNNIKKYVENGYDKLPICISKTQKSLSDNPNLLGRPTGFTITINEVRLSAGAGFLVAMAGEIIDMPGLPRKPAAELIDIDENGVISGLF comes from the coding sequence ATGACAGATATTGAAATTGCTCAAAATGCGAAATTGAAAAAAATTGGTGAGATTGCAGAAAGTATTGGACTTACAGAGGATGATTTTGAGCCGTATGGGAAGTATAAGGCTAAGGTTAGTTTGGAAGTGTTAAAGAGAAATGCAGAGAAAAAAGATGGGAAGTTAATTTTGATGACGGCTGTTACTCCTACGCCTCCAGGGGAAGGGAAGTCTACTGTTACTGTTGGATTGACTCAGGCGTTAAATAAGTTTGGGTACAAGTCGATTGCTGCACTTAGGGAGCCGTCTTTGGGACCTGTGTTTGGGATGAAAGGTGGAGCTGCTGGCGGTGGAATGTCGCAAGTTGTTCCAATGGAAGAGATAAATTTACATTTTACAGGGGATATTCATGCAATTTCAGCTGCACATAACTTGATTTCTGCGTGCATTGACAATCATATACATTTTGGAAATGAACTTGATATTGATGTGAATAATATTACTTTTAAACGTGTGCTTGATATGAATGACAGAAATTTAAGAAGCGTTGTCGTTGGGCTTGGGCCAAAAGTGAATGGCGTGCCTCGTGAAAATTCGTTTCAGATAACGGTTGCTTCGGAAATTATGGCGATTTTCTGTCTTGCTGACTCTATTACTGACTTGAAGGAAAGAATTGGCGAAATAGTTTTCGCATACAACAGAAAAGGGGAAATGCTTAAAGTTAAGCAGCTTAACATTCAAGGGGCAGTAGCGGCATTGCTAAAAGATGCGATAAAGCCTAATTTGGTACAGACTTTGGAAAACACGCCTGTATTTATTCACGGTGGGCCTTTTGCAAATATTGCACATGGATGTAATTCGTTATTAGCTACAAAAATGGCATTGAAATTGTCAGATTACGTGGTTACGGAAGCTGGATTTGCAGCTGATTTGGGTGCTGAGAAATTTTTAGATATAAAAGCTAGGCTTGGGAACTTGGAGCCGAATGTTATTGTAATTGTTGCAACAGTTCGTGCGTTAAAGCATCATGGTGGAGATAAGGACTTGAAGTCGGAAAATATCAAAACATTGACAAAAGGGCTTGTAAACCTTGAAAAACATATTGAAAGCATGCAAAAGTACAATTTGCCAGTTGTTGTGGCAATTAACAAATTTATAACTGATACTGACGCTGAAATTCAAGTGATAAAAGATTTTTGTGCAAAAATGGATGTGGAAATTGCCAACTGCGAAATCTGGGAAAAAGGTGGAGAAGGTGGAAAAGAACTTGTGGAAAAAGTTATGAACGCCATTGAAAAGAATGAAAAATCAGACAAAAAATACACTCCACTTTATGATTTGAACTTGTCAATTCAGGAAAAAATTGAAAAAATAGCAAAAGAAATTTACGGAGCAGATGGAGTGAACTTTGCACCAAAAGCACTTAACAATATTAAAAAATACGTAGAAAACGGCTACGATAAATTGCCAATATGTATCTCAAAAACACAAAAATCATTGTCAGACAACCCGAATCTGCTGGGACGACCAACAGGCTTCACAATTACAATCAACGAAGTAAGATTATCAGCTGGAGCAGGATTCTTGGTAGCAATGGCTGGAGAAATTATAGATATGCCAGGATTACCGAGAAAGCCGGCGGCAGAGTTAATTGACATAGATGAAAATGGGGTAATTTCAGGATTATTTTAG
- a CDS encoding integrase core domain-containing protein, giving the protein MDEKSTYQTTKFLETLEAELGFKIEKIQSDNGREFTNAENGKKTLFELKLEELGIEYMTTRPYSPWQNGKVERSHRLDSNYYLGKRFRSLEKLRRPVKRYCSRYNNISRKVLNFKSPNEMLKEYRTNN; this is encoded by the coding sequence GTGGATGAAAAAAGTACATACCAGACGACAAAATTTCTAGAAACGCTTGAAGCGGAGCTGGGCTTTAAAATAGAAAAAATACAAAGTGATAACGGCAGGGAGTTTACGAATGCGGAAAATGGCAAAAAGACACTATTTGAGCTAAAGCTGGAAGAACTAGGGATAGAATACATGACAACAAGACCGTATTCGCCGTGGCAGAATGGGAAAGTGGAAAGGAGCCACAGGCTGGACAGCAATTATTATTTAGGAAAAAGATTTAGAAGTCTGGAAAAATTAAGAAGGCCAGTAAAAAGATATTGCAGCAGATACAATAATATATCAAGAAAAGTATTAAATTTTAAAAGTCCAAATGAAATGCTGAAAGAATACAGGACAAACAATTAG
- the sufU gene encoding Fe-S cluster assembly sulfur transfer protein SufU, whose translation MNLEKIYQQTILEYSRRKELNREIENPTFAERGHNPNCGDDLTLEIKTDENDVIIDAAFIGSGCAISTASMAMLIDLVKGKTMEEAKEKVNLFFKMMKQEEKLTGEESKKLGDAVLMEYVAQMPARVKCATLSWHSLKVIVEKNEK comes from the coding sequence ATGAATTTGGAAAAAATATATCAGCAGACAATACTGGAATACAGCAGACGTAAGGAACTGAATCGTGAAATTGAAAATCCGACGTTTGCAGAGCGTGGACATAATCCGAACTGTGGAGATGACTTGACGCTGGAAATAAAAACTGATGAAAATGATGTAATAATAGATGCGGCTTTTATTGGAAGCGGATGTGCTATTTCAACGGCTTCTATGGCTATGCTGATTGACTTGGTAAAGGGAAAGACAATGGAAGAGGCGAAGGAAAAAGTGAATTTATTTTTTAAAATGATGAAGCAGGAAGAAAAATTAACAGGCGAGGAAAGTAAAAAGCTAGGAGATGCAGTGCTTATGGAGTATGTCGCTCAAATGCCTGCGAGAGTTAAATGTGCAACGCTTAGTTGGCATTCGTTGAAAGTGATTGTGGAGAAAAACGAGAAATAG
- the sufD gene encoding Fe-S cluster assembly protein SufD codes for MLEKSSIQNLDNSDYRLKIFEEYKRLEKVNWKRVGYKYEEPETFKEFNNLEVKNENQDGVVIKNINDSLQELESLKNDNDYGLGDFFKKQNFAFYNEGKYLKIKERKTVEKPIYLNYRANKENNFLVDYNVIEVEDFAKVTVIITYDSEDNTPVYHNGIIKVFTGRNAEVKIIKIQTLNTSSSNFESSKIETLGQGKTQYYSVELGGKINAISHKSYLEEDSAEVYVWPAYLADEDRKLDLEYSVVFRGRRTIGELQGRGAVKDTAKKVFRGNLYFKQGSSKSEGREGEFAILLNDKIKADSIPTLFCSEDDVIGEHAASVGKVDESKLFYLMSRGLSEGRAKKLIVESSFRPIMDNIDDEKLREKLFEELERRI; via the coding sequence ATGTTAGAAAAATCAAGCATACAAAATCTTGATAACAGTGATTACAGATTAAAAATTTTTGAAGAATATAAAAGACTTGAAAAAGTTAATTGGAAAAGGGTAGGCTATAAATATGAGGAACCTGAAACTTTTAAGGAATTTAATAATCTGGAAGTTAAAAATGAAAATCAAGATGGAGTTGTTATAAAAAATATAAATGATTCCCTGCAAGAACTTGAAAGTTTGAAAAACGATAATGATTATGGATTGGGAGATTTTTTCAAGAAACAGAACTTTGCTTTTTATAATGAAGGGAAGTATTTGAAAATAAAAGAGAGAAAAACTGTTGAAAAGCCAATTTACTTAAATTATCGTGCAAATAAAGAAAATAATTTCCTAGTTGACTACAATGTTATTGAAGTGGAAGATTTTGCAAAAGTTACAGTAATAATTACTTATGATTCAGAAGATAATACACCAGTTTATCACAATGGAATTATAAAAGTGTTTACAGGACGAAATGCAGAAGTAAAAATTATAAAAATACAAACTTTAAATACAAGCAGTTCTAATTTTGAATCATCTAAGATAGAAACTTTGGGACAAGGGAAAACACAATATTACAGTGTTGAACTAGGTGGAAAGATTAATGCAATAAGCCATAAATCTTATCTTGAAGAAGATTCTGCAGAAGTTTATGTATGGCCTGCATACCTTGCTGATGAGGATAGAAAGCTGGACTTGGAATATTCTGTAGTTTTCCGTGGACGTAGAACGATTGGGGAACTTCAAGGAAGAGGGGCTGTGAAAGATACAGCTAAAAAGGTATTTCGTGGAAACCTTTACTTTAAGCAAGGTTCAAGCAAGTCGGAAGGACGTGAAGGAGAATTTGCAATTTTGTTAAATGATAAAATAAAGGCTGACTCTATTCCAACATTATTCTGTAGCGAAGATGATGTTATCGGAGAACATGCCGCTTCTGTCGGAAAAGTTGATGAATCAAAATTATTTTATTTAATGAGCCGTGGACTTTCTGAAGGAAGAGCAAAAAAATTGATAGTAGAATCTTCATTCCGTCCAATAATGGATAACATCGATGATGAAAAGTTAAGGGAAAAATTATTTGAAGAACTGGAAAGAAGAATTTAA